One region of Citrus sinensis cultivar Valencia sweet orange chromosome 6, DVS_A1.0, whole genome shotgun sequence genomic DNA includes:
- the LOC102617692 gene encoding uncharacterized protein LOC102617692, which translates to MDDSSASYIHLVHHLIEECLVFNMSKEECMEALSKHANIKPVITSTVWKELEKENKEFFEAYARKNAERATVMETRERIEKILANSTTIRDTK; encoded by the exons ATGGATGACTCTTCTGCTTCATATATTCATTTG GTGCACCATCTAATAGAAGAGTGTCTTGTATTCAACATGAGCAAAGAGGAGTGCATGGAAGCTCTCTCCAAACATGCAAATATCAAACCCGTCATCACATCAACAG TGTGGAAGGAATTGGAGAAAGAGAACAAGGAGTTTTTCGAAGCCTACGCAAGAAAAAATGCAGAGAGAGCTACAGTAATGGAGACTAGAGAAAGGATCGAGAAGATACTCGCAAATTCTACTACCATTAGGGATACCAAATAG
- the LOC102618536 gene encoding diaminopimelate epimerase, chloroplastic has translation MKGNAEDTVSSLATKPRFSFQRNGTVSHKLNQPPHLTLPRPRAETEKPSKQASSMAITTTRSLSVTPVTRRSATPINPLRSSSLSYSLTRPFSSNLTLKVPSFRVSASSMSSIHAPESASRTSFLDRRESGFLHFVKYHGLGNDFILVDNRNSTEPRITPEQAAKLCDRNFGIGADGVIFAMPGVNGTDYTMRIFNSDGSEPEMCGNGVRCFARFIAELENLNGKQSFTVHTGAGLIVPEIQDDGKVKVDMGEPILKASDVPTSLSANKDQSVVKSELDVDGVKWNVTCVSMGNPHCVTFGTKEGQNLKVDKLNLAEIGPKFEHHSVFPARTNTEFVEIISPSQLKMRVWERGAGATLACGTGACAVVVAAVLEGHAERRCTVGLPGGPLDIEWEEEDNHVYMTGPAEVVFYGSVLLN, from the exons ATGAAAG GAAATGCAGAGGATACCGTCTCTTCTCTTGCAACAAAACCTAGATTCTCTTTTCAACGTAACGGCACTGTATCACACAAACTAAACCAACCACCGCATTTGACATTACCGCGACCAAGAGCAGAAACAGAAAAGCCGTCAAAGCAAGCATCGAGCATGGCCATAACCACCACGCGCTCACTCTCCGTCACGCCCGTAACTCGCCGCTCTGCCACTCCAATCAATCCTCTTCGATCCTCCTCTTTATCTTATTCGTTGACTCGACCATTCAGTTCCAATTTGACTCTCAAAGTCCCTAGCTTCCGCGTCTCGGCATCTTCTATGAGCAGCATTCACGCTCCGGAGAGCGCTTCGCGAACCTCTTTTCTTGACCGCAGAGAGAGCGGCTTCCTTCATTTCGTCAAGTACCATGGCCTCGGCAACGACTTCATTTTG GTTGATAACAGGAATTCTACGGAACCTAGGATAACTCCGGAGCAAGCGGCGAAGCTGTGTGATCGGAATTTTGGCATTGGGGCCGATGGAGTGATCTTCGCCATGCCTGGAGTCAATGGCACTGATTATACAATGAGAATTTTCAATTCTGATGGTAGCGAGCCAGAG ATGTGTGGCAATGGAGTTCGATGCTTTGCCAGATTCATTGCTGagcttgaaaatttaaatgggAAGCAAAG TTTCACTGTCCACACTGGAGCTGGTCTCATTGTTCCAGAAATTCAAGATGACGGGAAG GTCAAAGTGGATATGGGTGAACCAATACTTAAAGCTTCAGATGTACCTACAAGTTTATCAGCAAATAAAGATCAATCTGTTGTTAAGTCAGAACTTGATGTTGATGGTGTTAAATGGAATGTGACTTGTGTTAGCATGGGAAACCCTCACTGTGTAACCTTTGGTACAAAAGAAGGGCAG AATTTGAAGGTTGATAAACTAAACTTGGCTGAAATTGGTCCTAAATTTGAGCATCATTCTGTGTTCCCAGCACGAACTAATACAG AATTTGTGGAGATTATTTCTCCTTCACAACTGAAGATGCGTGTTTGGGAACGTGGGGCTG GAGCAACCCTGGCATGTGGGACTGGTGCTTGTGCAGTCGTGGTCGCAGCAGTTCTTGAGGGTCATGCCGAGAGA AGATGCACTGTCGGTCTACCTGGAGGGCCATTGGATATTGAGTGGGAGGAGGAAGACAACCATGTATATATGACTGGCCCGGCAGAAGTAGTGTTTTATGGATCGGTCCtgctaaattaa
- the LOC102618251 gene encoding pentatricopeptide repeat-containing protein At5g42450, mitochondrial → MIQLLCICRSSLSLNKLSKLHSLAPNYLIETQKASVQKLETPAIRTDSVSCGSESDKFSSVHQVFDEVPDLNVVSATTIIGRFAKQHHYEEAIYLFSRMLLLNIRPSEFTFGSVIPSSTALEDLNLGKQLHAWATKVGLQSNVFVGSAILDLYIKLSSIEEATRVFEDTHNPNVVSYTTMICGLLKRERFEDALKLFQEMPHRNVVSWNAMIGGYSQTGRNEEAVNLFIEMLREGLVPNHSTLPCAIIAAANIAALGMGKSFHACAVKFLGKLDVFVGNSLISFYAKCGSMEDSLLVFDKLTERNIVTWNAVICGYAQNGRGEEAIEFFKRMRINGIRPNGVTLLGLLWACNHTGLVEKGYSYFSQAKLEDPGMLKPEHYACMVDLLSRSGRFKEAKEFLYDLPFDPGIGFWKALLGGCQIHSNVELGEFAARRILALDPEDVSSYVMLSNALSVAGKWDNVSNIRREMKEKGMTRVPGCSWIEIKSKVHVFVTGDRNHHMNDEIYAVLRSCTEQIREFEL, encoded by the coding sequence ATGATCCAACTATTATGTATATGCAGATCATCTCTCTCCCTTAACAAGCTCAGCAAACTGCACTCTTTAGCCCCTAATTACCTGATTGAAACCCAAAAAGCCAGCGTACAAAAACTCGAAACCCCAGCTATTCGAACGGACAGTGTTAGCTGCGGTAGCGAATCAGACAAATTTTCGAGTGTTCACCAAGTGTTCGATGAAGTGCCTGACTTAAATGTGGTTTCCGCCACAACCATAATTGGCCGTTTTGCTAAGCAGCACCACTATGAAGAAGCCATATATCTCTTTTCAAGAATGCTTCTGTTGAATATCAGACCCAGCGAGTTCACTTTTGGATCTGTAATTCCCTCATCAACTGCTTTAGAGGACCTTAATTTGGGCAAGCAACTACATGCCTGGGCAACAAAGGTGGGACTTCAGTCGAATGTATTTGTGGGGAGCGCTATTTTGGATCTTTATATCAAGCTGAGTTCAATCGAGGAAGCTACACGAGTTTTTGAAGATACTCACAATCCAAATGTTGTTTCTTATACTACTATGATATGTGGGTTATTAAAGAGGGAAAGGTTTGAAGATGCTCTGAAGCTCTTCCAAGAGATGCCCCATAGAAATGTTGTTTCGTGGAATGCAATGATTGGCGGGTATAGCCAAACGGGCCGTAATGAAGAAGCTGTAAATCTTTTCATTGAGATGTTGAGAGAAGGGTTGGTGCCGAATCATTCGACTCTTCCATGTGCTATAATTGCTGCTGCCAATATAGCCGCACTTGGTATGGGCAAGAGTTTTCATGCCTGTGCTGTCAAGTTCTTGGGCAAGCTTGATGTGTTTGTTGGCAATTCTCTAATCAGCTTTTATGCAAAATGTGGAAGCATGGAAGATAGTCTCTTGGTTTTTGACAAACTCACCGAAAGGAATATTGTTACTTGGAATGCTGTAATATGTGGTTATGCACAGAATGGAAGAGGAGAAGAAGCTATAGAGTTCTTTAAAAGGATGAGGATCAATGGTATTAGACCTAACGGAGTCACTCTTCTTGGCCTGCTATGGGCATGTAATCACACAGGGCTCGTTGAAAAGGGTTATTCATATTTCAGTCAAGCTAAACTTGAGGATCCCGGTATGCTAAAGCCTGAGCACTACGCTTGTATGGTTGATTTACTCTCGCGTTCAGGGCGTTTCAAGGAAGCTAAAGAGTTTCTTTATGATTTGCCTTTCGATCCTGGAATTGGGTTCTGGAAGGCATTGCTCGGAGGTTGCCAAATTCATTCAAATGTTGAACTGGGAGAATTCGCAGCACGAAGAATCCTGGCATTAGATCCTGAAGACGTATCATCTTATGTGATGCTATCAAATGCACTCTCAGTGGCTGGTAAATGGGATAATGTATCCAATATAAGGCGAGAGATGAAAGAGAAAGGAATGACGAGAGTTCCAGGTTGCAGTTGGATTGAAATCAAAAGCAAAGTTCACGTTTTTGTTACTGGAGACCGGAACCATCATATGAATGATGAGATTTATGCGGTATTGAGGTCTTGTACAGAGCAAATAAGGGAGTTTGAACTTTGA
- the LOC102617970 gene encoding serine/threonine-protein kinase AFC1 — METQRIIEFPHKNMDKRPRKRPRLTWDVPPPLPPPKVLPALYCVQEFGNGGMPNYACSSMFYGAIPRTGSPPWRPDDKDGHYVFAIGENLTPRYRILSKMGEGTFGQVVECFDNEKKELVAIKIVRSINKYREAAMIEIDVLQRLARHDIGGTRCVQIRNWFDYRNHICIVFEKLGPSLYDFLRKNSYRSFPIDLVRELGRQLLESVAFMHELRLIHTDLKPENILLVSAEYVKVPDYKFLSRSSKDGSYFKNLPKSSAIKLIDFGSTTFEHQDHSYVVSTRHYRAPEVILGLGWNYPCDLWSVGCILIELCSGEALFQTHENLEHLAMMERVLGPLPHHMVIRADRRAEKYFRRGARLDWPDGATSRDSMRAVWKLLRLPNLIMQHVDHSAGDLIDLLQGLLRYDPAERLKAREALRHPFFMRDVRRCGFPL; from the exons atggaaaCGCAGAGAATTATAGAATTTCCGCATAAAAACATGGACAAGCGTCCCAGAAAACGACCCCGTTTAACGTGGGACGTGCCGCCTCCTCTTCCTCCTCCCAAG GTTCTTCCGGCTCTGTATTGTGTTCAGGAGTTTGGGAATGGAGGAATGCCCAATTATGCCTGTTCATCCATGTTTTATGGTGCGATTCCTCGCACTGGATCACCTCCTTGGAGACCTGATGATAAAGACGGACATTATGTTTTTGCCATCGGAGAAAATTTAACTCCTCGCT ACAGGATTCTCAGCAAAATGGGTGAAG GGACATTTGGGCAAGTCGTGGAATGTTTTGACAATGAGAAGAAGGAACTTGTGGCAATCAAAATTGTTCGCTCTATAAACAAGTATCGTGAAGCAGCCATGATCGAAATTGATGTTCTACAGAGGCTTGCCAGGCATGACATTGGTGGCACCCG TTGTGTGCAAATACGGAATTGGTTTGACTATCGTAATCATATTTGTATT GTATTTGAGAAACTTGGACCAAGCTTATACGATTTTCTCCGCAAAAACAGCTATCGTTCATTTCCCATTGATCTTGTTCGGGAGCTTGGCAGACAACTATTGGAGTCTGTAGCAT TTATGCATGAATTACGTCTTATACACACTGACTTGAAGCCAGAAAATATTCTTCTTGTTTCCGCTGAGTATGTTAAAGTCCCTGATTATAAG TTTCTATCACGATCGTCAAAGGATGGTTCCTATTTCAAGAATCTTCCCAAGTCAAGTGCAATTAAGCTAATTGATTTTGGAAGCACAACATTTGAACATCAGGATCACAGCTATGTTGTATCAACACGACATTATCGTGCACCAGAGGTTATTTTAG GCCTTGGATGGAATTATCCTTGTGATTTGTGGAGTGTGGGTTGCATTCTTATAGAACTTTGCTCC GGCGAGGCTCTTTTTCAAACGCACGAGAATTTAGAGCATCTTGCCATGATGGAGAGGGTTTTAGGGCCTCTCCCCCACCATATGGTGATAAGAGCTGA CCGCCGTGCTGAGAAATATTTTAGGAGAGGTGCACGACTGGATTGGCCTGATGGTGCAACTTCGAGAGATAGCATGAGGGCAGTTTGGAAACTTCTCCGTCTCCCG AACCTGATAATGCAGCATGTAGATCACTCTGCCGGTGATTTGATTGATCTCCTTCAGGGGCTCCTCCGATATGATCCAGCAGAGCGGCTCAAAGCCAGGGAAGCCCTAAGACATCCTTTCTTCATGAGAGATGTGAGAAGGTGTGGCTTTCCCTTGTAA